In one window of Anser cygnoides isolate HZ-2024a breed goose chromosome 3, Taihu_goose_T2T_genome, whole genome shotgun sequence DNA:
- the PPIL4 gene encoding peptidyl-prolyl cis-trans isomerase-like 4: MAVLLETTVGDLVIDLYTEERPRACLNFLKLCKIKYYNYCLIYNVQRDFIIQTGDPMGTGRGGESVFCQLYGDQARFFEAEKVPRIKHKKKGTVSMVNNGSDQHGSQFLITTGENLDYLDGVHTVFGEVTEGMDVLKTINETFVDKDFIPYQDIRINHTVILDDPFDDPPGLSIPDRSPEPTKEQLDSGRIGADEEIDDLKGRSADEIEEVQAEKEAKTRAILLEMVGDLPDAEVKPPENVLFVCKLNPVTTDEDLEIIFSRFGPIKSCEVIRDWKTGESLCYAFIEFEKEEDCEKAYFKMDNVLIDDRRIHVDFSQSVAKIKWKGKGGQYTKDDFKEYEKERDRPSKFALKEKVKPKQDAKYDLVLEEEEEESQTSQSYLAKKQKKKKHHHSEDEEDDKWTKKHKDSDRKHEGERYREKTKSEKKDRHRSRSRSQERGTSYSKHKDKYREDVRLRDWDKKADRSRSPKKSKDKERSKYR; encoded by the exons ATGGCCGTGCTGCTGGAGACCACGGTGGGCGACCTGGTCATCGACCTCTACACGGAGGAGCGGCCCCGCG CTTGTCTGAATTTTCTGAAGCTCTGCAAAATCAAGTACTACAACTATTGTCTTATTTACAATGTACAG AGGGACTTTATTATACAAACTGGTGACCCCATGGGAACCGGCCGTGGAGGCGAGTCTGTATTTTG TCAACTGTATGGTGATCAAGCCAGATTTTTTGAGGCAGAAAAAGTGCCGAGAATtaagcacaagaaaaaaggaaccGTGTCAATGGTGAACAATGGCAGTGATCAGCACGGATCACAG tttcttATTACAACAGGGGAAAACCTGGATTACCTCGATGGTGTGCATACAGTATTTGGAGAAGTGACTGAAGGCATGGATGTATTGAAGACAATTAATGAAACCTTTGTGGATAAGGATTTTATCCCATATCAAGATATCAG GATTAATCATACAGTAATTTTAGATGATCCCTTTGATGATCCACCTGGCTTGTCTATTCCTGATCGCTCACCAGAACCTACTAAGGAACAGCTAGAT agtGGCAGAATAGGAGCAGATGAAGAAATTGATGACTTGAAAGGACGGTCTGCAGATGAAATAGAAGAAGttcaggcagaaaaagaagCGAAAACTCGTGCCATTCTTCTGGAGATG GTGGGAGACTTACCAGATGCAGAAGTCAAGCCACCAGAAAACGTGCTGTTTGTTTGTAAACTGAATCCCGTGACCACGGATGAAGACCTAGAGATAATATTTTCACGATTTGGTCCAATTAAAAG CTGTGAAGTGATTCGAGACTGGAAGACTGGTGAATCTCTTTGTTACGCTTTCATTGAATTTGAGAAG GAGGAAGACTGTGAGAAAGCCTATTTCAAAATGGACAACGTGCTAATAGATGACAGACGGATACATGTGGATTTTAGCCAATCTGTTGCAAAGATtaagtggaaaggaaaag GTGGGCAGTATACCAAGGATGATTTCAAAGAATATGAAAAGGAACGTGACAGGCCTTCAAAATTTGCTCTGAAAGAGAAGGTGAAACCAAAGCAGGA TGCCAAGTACGACCTTGTGctagaggaggaagaagaagagtcTCAAACAAGTCAGTCGTACCTggctaaaaaacaaaagaagaaaaagcatcacCACTCTGAAGATGAAGAGGATGACAAGTGGACCAAAAAACACAAG GATTCTGATCGGAAACATGAAGGAGAGCGCTACAGAGAGAAGACAAAGAGTGAGAAGAAAGACAGGCATCGGAGCCGCAGCCGATCTCAGGAAAGAGGCACCAGTTACAGCAAGCATAAAGACAAATACAGAGAAGATGTCCGACTAAGAGACTGGGATAAAAAGGCAGACAGAAGCAGAAGtccaaagaaatcaaaagacAAAGAGAGGTCCAAGTACAGATga